A portion of the Syntrophus gentianae genome contains these proteins:
- a CDS encoding capsule assembly Wzi family protein, with product MSALLLLTMVAFSPAHAASSPNVSLERDLYSEMEFWAAEGLIQSQLNSIRPFAGSEVGNQLVAALDKCNAMKTPSATCKRIQQHYASLFKAELDEARFPDHMNNTFIKPVETFSLSYKYLDGDFSIYNKEGIQYSEGQNAMIQLQSQARLWRVFSFFIQPMVIYNQHTGFHSIQPNPKPSVAPPNGWSDNESSSIDVRLHKGYGKLTLYNVELLVGRDSLWWGPAYHGALLMSNNAHPFDMIKLSNPEPVLLPWLFSYLGPVQFNLIFSELKDDRQNNQLENPFLYGGRLGLKPHPCLELGASHLVLFSGEGRRSLSFTDVINILYGNENRDNQKTDSNQEFALDAALTLPNMKKYLFLADGLKLYVEWGGEDTGLPPDRRAYVTGLALYKLFGLERTALHVEYARMSPSSVPGSWYNHGSYPMYYRGSVFGHHAGSDADDLFIEWSQDFEKIFYKLGFDRERSGIQTRDDTQTQNQYFGEVGYRLNDHSDIKLSYAYEKVDNADYVKDESQSNHYVGFEATFSF from the coding sequence TTGTCTGCACTGTTGCTGCTGACAATGGTTGCCTTTTCCCCTGCCCATGCGGCCTCATCACCCAATGTTTCGTTGGAGCGCGATCTTTATTCCGAGATGGAGTTCTGGGCTGCGGAAGGTCTCATCCAGAGCCAGTTGAATTCCATTCGGCCCTTTGCGGGAAGTGAAGTCGGCAATCAGCTCGTTGCGGCACTGGATAAATGCAATGCCATGAAAACGCCGTCTGCAACCTGCAAACGGATTCAGCAGCACTATGCATCACTTTTTAAGGCGGAGCTTGATGAGGCGCGCTTTCCGGATCACATGAACAACACCTTTATCAAACCAGTAGAAACCTTCTCCCTTTCCTACAAATATCTGGATGGAGATTTTTCCATTTATAACAAGGAAGGGATACAATACAGCGAAGGCCAGAATGCGATGATCCAGCTCCAATCGCAGGCCAGACTCTGGCGGGTATTTTCCTTCTTCATTCAGCCGATGGTGATATACAATCAGCATACCGGTTTTCACAGCATTCAGCCAAATCCGAAACCTTCTGTGGCGCCGCCCAATGGTTGGTCCGATAATGAAAGCAGCAGCATCGATGTGCGCCTGCATAAGGGATATGGAAAGCTGACTCTCTACAATGTTGAATTGCTGGTAGGAAGAGATTCTCTCTGGTGGGGACCAGCCTATCACGGCGCGCTGCTAATGTCCAACAATGCCCACCCCTTTGATATGATCAAATTATCCAACCCGGAACCGGTCCTCCTGCCGTGGTTGTTCTCTTACCTCGGGCCGGTGCAGTTTAACCTGATTTTTTCTGAACTTAAAGACGACCGTCAGAATAATCAGCTGGAGAATCCTTTCCTATACGGCGGGCGTCTTGGCCTGAAACCTCATCCCTGTCTCGAGCTTGGCGCATCCCATCTGGTCCTCTTCAGCGGCGAGGGGCGGCGTTCCCTGAGCTTCACGGATGTGATCAATATCCTTTATGGAAACGAAAACAGAGACAATCAGAAAACGGACAGCAACCAGGAGTTTGCCCTGGATGCAGCCTTGACTCTGCCGAATATGAAGAAATATCTTTTTCTGGCCGACGGGCTGAAGCTTTACGTTGAGTGGGGCGGTGAAGATACGGGATTGCCGCCGGATCGAAGGGCTTATGTTACCGGTCTGGCACTTTACAAACTCTTTGGTCTGGAAAGAACCGCACTTCATGTAGAATATGCAAGGATGTCGCCCAGCAGTGTCCCCGGCAGCTGGTATAATCACGGATCCTACCCCATGTATTATCGAGGAAGCGTCTTTGGACATCACGCCGGCAGCGATGCCGACGATCTTTTCATCGAGTGGTCCCAGGATTTTGAGAAAATTTTTTACAAACTGGGTTTTGACCGGGAAAGAAGCGGAATTCAAACCAGAGATGATACTCAGACCCAAAATCAGTATTTTGGCGAGGTGGGGTACCGGCTCAATGATCACTCGGACATCAAGCTTTCATACGCCTATGAAAAAGTCGACAATGCCGACTATGTCAAGGACGAAAGCCAGAGCAACCATTATGTGGGATTTGAGGCCACCTTCAGCTTTTAG
- a CDS encoding PilZ domain-containing protein, with translation MKAGFQLDIVLESDLYNDRVVARKAMVYDVLDQRFIISQTSPPLYRRHIGARVNASYLVKGREPETKQVLRMGIPATVVEYLEAYPLSSSNLVPAFVLQQKGEPSEINLRTHYRVRPTSGSDLTILANGERVNLINLSLGGMQFSHRRRNPPMEYGDVALTLSSGGRAYKIEGKIIRISSNSPAATGRIQDLEYVTVKFLNMDRDVEFFLGKKILMIERQLISDGKSTD, from the coding sequence GTGAAGGCAGGATTCCAGCTCGATATTGTTCTGGAAAGCGACTTGTACAATGACCGGGTTGTTGCGAGGAAAGCCATGGTCTATGATGTTCTGGACCAGCGTTTCATTATTTCCCAGACATCACCGCCCCTTTATCGAAGACATATCGGAGCGAGGGTAAACGCCAGCTACCTTGTCAAAGGGAGAGAGCCGGAAACAAAACAGGTTCTCCGTATGGGGATTCCGGCCACTGTCGTGGAATACCTGGAGGCCTATCCCCTCTCTTCGTCGAATCTCGTCCCCGCCTTTGTTCTTCAGCAGAAGGGAGAACCGTCGGAAATCAACCTTCGGACGCACTATCGGGTGCGTCCGACATCCGGCAGCGATCTCACGATCCTTGCCAACGGCGAGAGGGTCAATCTCATCAATCTCTCGCTGGGCGGTATGCAGTTCAGCCACCGGCGGAGAAACCCACCCATGGAATACGGCGATGTCGCCCTGACGCTCTCGTCCGGCGGCAGGGCGTACAAGATCGAGGGAAAGATTATCCGGATCAGCAGTAATTCTCCTGCAGCAACGGGACGTATCCAGGATTTGGAATACGTCACCGTGAAATTCCTGAATATGGATCGTGACGTGGAATTCTTTCTGGGGAAAAAAATCCTGATGATCGAACGGCAATTGATTTCTGATGGAAAGAGCACCGATTAG
- a CDS encoding pyridoxal phosphate-dependent aminotransferase, producing the protein MRLDIAKGGTGLVYEIRNIVNVANRLKEYGIDVIWENIGDPIQKGEQIPEWMKQSLTEIMQEDRSYGYSPTKGMLETREFLAERVNSRGKIQITPEDILFFNGLGDAIARSYSSIRVDARIIMPEPTYSTHFLAEVLHASFPPNTYRMNPYQHWHPDIKELEQKVKSYRSIVGILVINPDNPTGFVYPEEALREIVEIARKYGLFLIVDETYHNIVYNGKTTVPLSDIIGDVPGISLKGISKEFPWPGSRCGWMEFYNADKDERFASYMAAILDQKMSEVCSTTLPQISIPKIMTHPEYEGYLNQRIRHYERFSNLAHELLKDVPYIMVNKPNGAFYLTVVFNEAVLNGRQNLKIENPNIRQFIETMVAEPIEFDKRFVYYLLGATGICVVPLTSFFTALPGFRMTLLSQDEEQFEYTVRTIAQKVVEYIESGNSR; encoded by the coding sequence ATGAGACTAGATATTGCCAAAGGCGGGACTGGATTGGTTTATGAGATCCGTAATATCGTCAATGTCGCTAACCGGCTGAAGGAATACGGGATAGACGTGATCTGGGAGAATATCGGCGACCCAATTCAGAAAGGGGAGCAGATCCCGGAATGGATGAAACAATCGCTCACTGAGATCATGCAGGAAGATCGGTCCTATGGGTACTCGCCGACGAAGGGTATGCTCGAAACCCGCGAGTTTCTCGCAGAGCGGGTCAATTCGCGGGGAAAGATACAGATCACCCCGGAAGACATCCTTTTCTTCAATGGACTTGGGGATGCCATCGCCCGCTCATACAGTTCCATCCGGGTCGATGCCCGCATCATCATGCCGGAACCGACCTACTCCACCCATTTTCTGGCGGAGGTGCTGCACGCATCCTTTCCACCCAATACCTATCGGATGAATCCTTACCAGCACTGGCATCCGGACATCAAGGAACTGGAGCAGAAAGTCAAGAGCTACCGGTCCATTGTCGGCATTCTGGTGATCAACCCCGATAATCCCACGGGATTTGTCTATCCGGAAGAGGCCCTCCGGGAAATTGTGGAGATCGCCCGGAAATACGGTCTTTTCCTCATCGTTGACGAGACGTACCACAACATCGTCTACAACGGTAAGACAACCGTACCTCTCTCAGACATCATCGGAGATGTGCCCGGCATAAGCCTTAAGGGCATATCCAAGGAATTTCCCTGGCCGGGTTCGCGGTGCGGCTGGATGGAATTCTACAACGCCGACAAGGATGAACGTTTCGCCAGCTACATGGCAGCCATTCTGGATCAGAAGATGTCCGAAGTCTGCTCCACGACGCTGCCACAGATTTCGATCCCGAAGATCATGACCCATCCGGAATATGAGGGATATCTTAACCAGCGGATCCGCCACTACGAACGTTTTTCCAACCTGGCCCATGAGTTGCTGAAAGATGTTCCCTACATCATGGTCAACAAGCCCAACGGGGCCTTTTATCTCACGGTCGTTTTCAATGAGGCGGTCCTCAATGGCCGACAGAATCTGAAGATAGAAAACCCGAACATCCGCCAGTTCATCGAAACGATGGTGGCGGAACCCATAGAATTCGACAAGCGCTTTGTTTACTATCTCCTGGGCGCAACCGGGATCTGTGTGGTGCCTTTGACTTCCTTCTTTACCGCTCTTCCCGGCTTCCGGATGACCCTTTTAAGTCAGGACGAGGAGCAGTTCGAATATACCGTTCGAACGATTGCCCAGAAGGTTGTGGAATACATCGAGTCGGGAAATAGCAGGTAA